TCTATCAGATTTATTTGATATTTTTACAATGACTTTAAACCGAAACGGGCTATCGAAAAGATTCGATAGCCCGTTATTTTTCTATACGGCTATGATATTCTTACTTGCGTAAAAATGCTTTTCTACGGATAATTGTCATTACTCCAACAATAGAGGAGATAACAACCACTATCACTAATCCAGCATTTGTACTTGCAGGTACACCTTTCTCGACATTCAAGGTTGCGGTACGTGATATAACTAAATCATTCATTCCTGTTACAGTACTTCCAGCGTCTTGAATAGTCACATAATACTCACCTGCATCCTCCATCTCTACTGGGTCAATTACTAAAACAGGGCCTATCGCACCTGTTATCACTTCAAATGTCTTATTTCCATCATCTCGATACCATGTATAGGTCTTATCACCTAAACCGCCTGTTACCTCAACAACCATTTCGACACGGTCACCTACTGTTGCATTGTATTCTTCTAATAGGTCTTGTCCCAATTGTAAATGTTCGCCAACCTCTATTATGGCATGTCGCGATTGATATACTGTCGGGACATCATCGGTTACTTCAAGATAATATTCATAGGTACCTACAGTTAAGGATGCTGTATTTACTTCTATTTCTAATGTATTAACAGCAACTACCTCGGTACCTCCACCAGGCAAATCGCGCTTCCACTCGTAATAAACAGGTGGTAAGCCTCCAACAAAATCTGCCGACATCACAAAGAATGGGTCATCAATATATAAGGATGCGTCTTGAGGTTGTTTAGTAAATACAACTTCGCTACTGGCTACACGCAATAAGGCTGGGTCAGATGTCAATACAGTATTCAAACCACTCACTGTTGACGGCTGGTCGGACACATAAACTATAAACTGCGTGCCATCATAAGTCTCATCAACATCCTGTATTACTAATGTAGCATTATTAACTCCTAACGAACCAACACCAACCTGCCACCAATCGTAATTGTATGGCTCAAACCCACCGACTACTTCTACCTGGAACACTGCATCTTGTCCAGCATACAGATTCAGGCTTTGTGGATGTGTAATTATTTGTGGCGGGTCTGCAACTTTCACATTTGCTACTCTCGATGTTACATTTGGATTTAATCCGCCACTGGAATCACTTACAATTACATAGTAATCACCTGCATCTGTTTCATCTGCTGAACCTAAATCAAGCACATTTTGTCCTTCCACAGGACCTAATATACTTTCTGTGCCCTTGAACCACTCATAATAGAACGGTGGTAGACCACCACTGACATTTACAACTAACTGAACTGGCGATTCTCCTGTGTATGCTCGTACATCTGCAGGTCCCTGGACATTGATAAAGTTCGTTATGGAGAGTTTAGCCACACGAGAGGTGCCACTCTGCGGTGTCCCACTATCAGTTACAACACAACGATAGTATGAATTTTGCAATGCAGATAAGTGAGCGCCTTCCGCTATTTGAATTCCAAGCGTTGGACCATCTGCCCCAGAGACAATCGAACTGGCATGCAACGGATGCGGTCCGTTAGACAATGTCGTCCACGGTCCACTTTCATCTGTCGCATATTGCCATTCATAATTTAATTGCGGTATTCCGCCATTGGTTTGGACTGTAAATTGTGCTTGATTACCAACATTCTCGGTTATATCTGCAGGATGCTCCGTACTAACTGCAAGGTTCGCATATACATTCAATACGCCCGCATTTGCAGGATAGGCATCTGGGTCAGGTCCACTATCAACACCAACACAACGGTATGAACCCGTATCACCTACAACAACATCAGTCAAAACTAATACAGAATTATCCACACCGTGATTTATAGACACCCTTCCACCTAAATCACCATTATTCAATGTCTGATATCCACTTCCTGTATCTCTCTGCCATATATAAGTATACGGCGGAGTTCCTCCAGACACTGTGATTGCAATTACATATATATTACCTTCATACAAAGTGGTTGGACTCGGCGCTGGGTCAGTAACTACAAATGGATTTGTTACAGTAAGTACTGCCTCGTTAGTATCTTCTGTTGAGGGTGCCCCACGGTTCTCAGAGTCAGTCGCCCTTGCTTTGTAATTGCCAACATCTGCAAGTTGGACATTAGTGATGGTCAATGTAGTTGTTGCACCATTATTGGTTATTGCCACCGTCGAGCCAGAACCAGACGGATGCGGTCCATCAGTAATCGGAGTACTATTCCAGAACCATTCATAAGTATATGGCGGATAGCCTCCCGCAAATGTCGCAGTAAACGAAGCAGTCCCACCAGTATTCCTGTGTATGTTCTGCGGTTGAGCAGAAACACTAACCACTGGCTGAACATCCAAAGTACTCGGACCACAGAACGCAGTTTGGCCACCACCAGAAATATTCACTGCTGTTCCGTAATAATTACCACGCATAGTCATATCTAAGTTGAAGAAAGTTACTGGATTACCTCCACTACCTACCGTTTCTAAACCGCTACCCCTATCAGCATACCACTGATATATATAATTCGTTCCAGGACCACCTATAAACTTGAAACTATAAATGGCATTTTCTCCAATATACTTTTTAACCTCTGGAGATAAATCTACTATTGTTCTTATCATATTAGGATTAATGGTAATTGTTTTTGTGTTAGAAGTAACTTGATTAGGTGGAGGAGGTGTATCATTCGGGTCAGTCACAACACAGCGATACTGTCCATCTTCCTGACCGGGGATAGCATATTCCACCGTCAATTGATTTGTAGTTGCTCCAGAAATTATCGTTGTAACTTGAGTATTGTTTACGCCATCCGAACCATTTACAAACCTTGTATAACTCCCATCAGCAACAGGAACCCAAGAACCACCCTTGAAGATTTGCCACTGATATTGATACGGGGGTCCATATCCACCACTGGCAGTAACTGTCATACGGAACGAACGACCAAATCCAATATATCCATCGCTCAGATTCAAAGCCGTCGGCGAACTGAAGTCATCTTCATTAAATGGATTATCCCTCGGTGGATCAAATTCTTGTATCACTATGTTACTAACAGCCAACGGATTGGGCCAAACATCAACATAGTTCGTTTTGGTTTCCGTATCTTCACCATACTGGGATACCACCCTCAAACTAACTGTATAAATACCAACAACGTTATATGTCCATTGTGGATTTGTCGGTGTCGTATAATGGGCATCCCATGAACTATCTCCATTAAAATCCCAATACCAATCGGTTATTTGTGTTGTATTCCCAGGCAACTCATCTGCTATTGATTCATCTGTAAACTGAACAGTCAACGGATACTGTCCCTGCAACGGAGTGCCTGAAAATTGAGCTACTGGCGGGGTATGCACAATGATGTAATCGGTCTTCGTATTACTACCATTCCCTTCCGCCGTAGTGACTGTCAATGACACAGTGTATCTACCCGCAGTATTGTATTGATGACTCGGATTCTGTTGATTACTCGTCCCACTATCGCCAAAATTCCAAGACCAGGTTGTCTCGGGCCATAAGCCATAGGTCTCCGACAAATCCGTAAACTGGACAGATTGCCCTGCCAGAATCTCTGTGGGTGTGCCTGAGAAATCCACAGGCATATTACCTGAGAACATCACATTTTCATAGGCGCCCATATCTACCGTACCACCTTCTACACGATAGTAACTACGGATATCCAACCGTGTGGGACCAGTTGGCGGGTCTACTAACGCATTGGAACCAGCATTAATGCAAGGAGACATTGGTGAAAAACTTAAACGCAAATCATTATTCCCTGGATTGCGGAACAATGGGTCTAAATTGATATTTCCTACTCCACCTCCACCATAACCACTTTGCACATCGCAATATTGCACATCCGCTGAATATACAAAACCCAAACCAGGTCTAAAAGACCGGATATGCGGATTGGCAGGAGCAGTCGGATTCCAAAGAATGTTATTGTAAATCCTTGGGAAATTAACTCCACAACCACTATTCATGATGGTATTGGCATTGTATAATTGACTTCCACTTAAATTGGCAGAAGTATTATTATAGAAGGTACAGTTCACTATCTTTGTTTCATTACCAATTTCACTATTAGATGAATCGATACCATTGTTAAATACACCAGCACCGCCACGAATCGGGGAAACGCCCGTGTCAACAGCCTCATTGCAGGTATTACCACGGAAAACGCAATCATGAATTAATGCATTTGCTTTATAATTATTTGAACCAATCGTTCCTGATAAATTTGCAATAGCACCACCCGCAGTTCCTGCAACATTGTCATAAAAAACACAATTAGCAATTACTGGTGATGATAACCAGTTATATATACCTGCACCACGCCAGGTATGATAATCACCTGCCACACCTGTTGCACGACCACCACGAATATGGAAACCATCAATCACTACATCCACATTTGGACCATCTGCTTTTCCTATCACTATTACATGGTATGCATTTGTTCCACCACGAGAAGTTCTTCCATCTATTGTAGTTATATATCTTGCAGGTCTTCTCTG
This sequence is a window from Candidatus Hydrogenedens sp.. Protein-coding genes within it:
- a CDS encoding immunoglobulin domain-containing protein — its product is MSKKSITGIIVVICLFTMQSFGVVYVNKASTDPSPDGSSWAKAFRTIQEGIDAAASQASPGNPVEVWVAQGNYDELRTESWGAPSAVEGSLVMKDDVHLYGGFKGTETSINQRRPARYITTIDGRTSRGGTNAYHVIVIGKADGPNVDVVIDGFHIRGGRATGVAGDYHTWRGAGIYNWLSSPVIANCVFYDNVAGTAGGAIANLSGTIGSNNYKANALIHDCVFRGNTCNEAVDTGVSPIRGGAGVFNNGIDSSNSEIGNETKIVNCTFYNNTSANLSGSQLYNANTIMNSGCGVNFPRIYNNILWNPTAPANPHIRSFRPGLGFVYSADVQYCDVQSGYGGGGVGNINLDPLFRNPGNNDLRLSFSPMSPCINAGSNALVDPPTGPTRLDIRSYYRVEGGTVDMGAYENVMFSGNMPVDFSGTPTEILAGQSVQFTDLSETYGLWPETTWSWNFGDSGTSNQQNPSHQYNTAGRYTVSLTVTTAEGNGSNTKTDYIIVHTPPVAQFSGTPLQGQYPLTVQFTDESIADELPGNTTQITDWYWDFNGDSSWDAHYTTPTNPQWTYNVVGIYTVSLRVVSQYGEDTETKTNYVDVWPNPLAVSNIVIQEFDPPRDNPFNEDDFSSPTALNLSDGYIGFGRSFRMTVTASGGYGPPYQYQWQIFKGGSWVPVADGSYTRFVNGSDGVNNTQVTTIISGATTNQLTVEYAIPGQEDGQYRCVVTDPNDTPPPPNQVTSNTKTITINPNMIRTIVDLSPEVKKYIGENAIYSFKFIGGPGTNYIYQWYADRGSGLETVGSGGNPVTFFNLDMTMRGNYYGTAVNISGGGQTAFCGPSTLDVQPVVSVSAQPQNIHRNTGGTASFTATFAGGYPPYTYEWFWNSTPITDGPHPSGSGSTVAITNNGATTTLTITNVQLADVGNYKARATDSENRGAPSTEDTNEAVLTVTNPFVVTDPAPSPTTLYEGNIYVIAITVSGGTPPYTYIWQRDTGSGYQTLNNGDLGGRVSINHGVDNSVLVLTDVVVGDTGSYRCVGVDSGPDPDAYPANAGVLNVYANLAVSTEHPADITENVGNQAQFTVQTNGGIPQLNYEWQYATDESGPWTTLSNGPHPLHASSIVSGADGPTLGIQIAEGAHLSALQNSYYRCVVTDSGTPQSGTSRVAKLSITNFINVQGPADVRAYTGESPVQLVVNVSGGLPPFYYEWFKGTESILGPVEGQNVLDLGSADETDAGDYYVIVSDSSGGLNPNVTSRVANVKVADPPQIITHPQSLNLYAGQDAVFQVEVVGGFEPYNYDWWQVGVGSLGVNNATLVIQDVDETYDGTQFIVYVSDQPSTVSGLNTVLTSDPALLRVASSEVVFTKQPQDASLYIDDPFFVMSADFVGGLPPVYYEWKRDLPGGGTEVVAVNTLEIEVNTASLTVGTYEYYLEVTDDVPTVYQSRHAIIEVGEHLQLGQDLLEEYNATVGDRVEMVVEVTGGLGDKTYTWYRDDGNKTFEVITGAIGPVLVIDPVEMEDAGEYYVTIQDAGSTVTGMNDLVISRTATLNVEKGVPASTNAGLVIVVVISSIVGVMTIIRRKAFLRK